GCGTCTATCGGAAGCTGTAGTCATGCAACGTGTGCTTACGCCCAAGCCGCCCTTGTCCCAGTTCACCTGCGCCCTCGACCGGTGGAGCGCGCAGGGTGGCCTCGTCCTGCTCTATGGCAGTGAAGATGTCCTCGCCTATGCCCTATTGGCGATCGCCTCGCTGCTCGCCAAAGGAGAGCATGTCGTCTTCATCGATTCGGCCAACACCGTCAACCCCTTCCTGATCGCCGAGGTCGCGACGCGCATGAACAGGCAGCCGAAAGAGCTCCTCGACTGCCTCCATATTTCACGGACCTTCACCGTCCATCAACTGGAGGCCCTCATCACGGAACGCATCGCCAGAGCCCTGCACACCTATGCCTCACGCATCCTGATCGCCTCCGGCTTTCTCCACAACCTCTATGATGAAGACGTGGCGCCGCGGGAGGCTTGGCGGATCTTCAGAAAAGCGGTGGCCCATCTGCGGGCGCTGGCCGATGCAGGCACCCTCGTCCTGGTGGTCTGTCCCACACCAGCCGCTCGTAGTGAGCCAGGTCGAACCATCCGTCTCCGTGACCGGGACGGGCTGCTGGATGCCCTGATCGCCACGGCCGATCGAGTTGTCAAGCTGGTCACCTCCACTACTTCGGCTACGCTCAGTACAGGGCTCTCCCTGGAAAAGTCGGTCATGGTGAGGAGCACAGCTAAAAGACTTGACCGCCTCTCAGGTTTGGCATACGAAACGTAAGCGGCTTACTGAATAGTTATACGTCGCAAGCATAGTTGTTCACATGCACCTGCGCCAGTTGATCGCAGTACAGAACAATCGGGGTTATCTGCGGACAGGAGTCTTGATGCTAAGTCGATTTGAAAAACAACTCTTCGGGCTGATGACGGGCGCTTTTGCATCTCGAGCGCTTGCGATCGCGGTTCAACGAGATCTATTCACGTGGCTGTCGCGGGGGGGAGACGGGCAGACAGTAGAACAAGTCGTCGCGTATTTGGGGTTTCAAGAGCGGACCTCACGAGTATTTCTTGATGTGCTCTCCGCGATAGGGCTCTTGCGGTGCGAGAATGGACTGTTCCGTAACACTGAGCTCTCTGAGCAGCTCTTGGTACGCGGTCGCATAGCCGATCAACGTGGCGCCGTCGCGCTGTTTGATCATTTGTATCTTGGGTGCGGAACACTTGAACACACGCTCAAAACAGGAAATCCGGCCAGCCGTGAATATGGGTACTTTTTTGGCGCCGGTACAGGTTCTTACCCGGATGATATGGACGGAAGTGGGTTTGCACCCGCGCTACTCCTCGGTGAGTTTTGGGATTTCTCCAATGCGCGGCACGTTCTCGACGTGGGCGGATGTCTCGGAGCTACAGCTCACGCGCTGGCGGCACGATATCCCAACCTTCGCGTAACGGTGTTCGACCTTCCCGAAATTTGTGAACGCGGGAAGGCCTTGTCCAAGCAGCATCCGGCATCTGACGCGCGCGTGACATTTCACCCGGGGAATTTCTTTGACGAGGACTACCCGCATGGGGTCGATACCATTTGCTTTGTGCGCATCCTTCACGATTGGTCCGATAAGGAGGCGCTTCGTCTCTTGGAGAAAGCACATGCGGCTCTGCAACCAGGGGGACGAATCGTCATTCTCGAAACGCTGCGCGAAGGTTCAGAGAAGGCGTCACTGACCGCATTGATCGATCTTCTGATGCTGCTAATCAGTCCGGAAGGAGGGCTAAGAACAAGAGTGGCAATGGGCAAACTCTTGCGCACTGCTGGATT
This genomic stretch from Candidatus Methylomirabilis limnetica harbors:
- a CDS encoding methyltransferase; this translates as MLSRFEKQLFGLMTGAFASRALAIAVQRDLFTWLSRGGDGQTVEQVVAYLGFQERTSRVFLDVLSAIGLLRCENGLFRNTELSEQLLVRGRIADQRGAVALFDHLYLGCGTLEHTLKTGNPASREYGYFFGAGTGSYPDDMDGSGFAPALLLGEFWDFSNARHVLDVGGCLGATAHALAARYPNLRVTVFDLPEICERGKALSKQHPASDARVTFHPGNFFDEDYPHGVDTICFVRILHDWSDKEALRLLEKAHAALQPGGRIVILETLREGSEKASLTALIDLLMLLISPEGGLRTRVAMGKLLRTAGFRRVRTKPTAYLYSLISAEK